The following proteins are co-located in the Micromonospora coriariae genome:
- a CDS encoding RecQ family ATP-dependent DNA helicase: MGDERAAVRERAEAVLRRLAGEHARLREDQWRAIEALVVDRRRVLCVQRTGWGKSAVYFVATALLRDKEQADQAGPTVIVSPLLALMRNQVEAAARAGIRARTINSANLDEWDQITAEIQAGAVDVLLISPERLNNPDFRDGVLPKLAATTGLLVVDEAHCVSDWGHDFRPDYRRLRTFLAELPERTPVLATTATANARVTQDVAEQLGDALILRGTLDRESLRLGVLDLPSPAHRLAWLADHLDQLPGSGIVYTLTVAAAGETAEFLRTRGYPVASYTGQADDADRRAAEQDLLDNKIKALVATSALGMGFDKPDLGFVVHLGAPPSPIAYYQQVGRAGRAVEHAEVLLLPGAEDAAIWRYFASLAFPPEQQVRAVLAALHTDRPLSTQALEPLVDLRRARLELMLKVLDVDGAVRRVRGGWLATGEPWTYDEARLRRVAEARTVEQQAMREYATTSGCRMRYLRECLDDTGAADCDRCDRCAEPLFGSDVSTAALTAAQTFLGRPGVEIAPKKLWPTGLDAVGVPLKGRIPPAEQALPGRAVGRLSDLGWGGRLRDLVGPEAPDAPVPDDVAAAVVEVLKSWAHGDDPWPRRPAAVVVIGSRRRPRLVGSLAERIAAVGRLPLLGEVSPSGPGGVGGPRGNSAQRVRALHDAFTVPAELADALAGLAGPVLLVDDLVDSGWTMTMVARALRRAGAPDVLPLALAVAG, translated from the coding sequence ATGGGCGACGAGCGGGCGGCGGTACGGGAGCGGGCCGAGGCGGTGCTGCGCCGGCTGGCCGGTGAGCACGCCCGGCTGCGCGAGGACCAGTGGCGGGCGATCGAGGCGCTGGTCGTCGACCGGCGGCGGGTGCTGTGCGTGCAGCGCACCGGCTGGGGCAAGTCGGCGGTCTATTTCGTGGCCACCGCGCTGCTCCGGGACAAGGAGCAGGCCGACCAGGCCGGGCCGACGGTCATCGTGTCGCCACTGCTGGCGCTGATGCGCAACCAGGTCGAGGCGGCTGCCCGGGCCGGCATCCGGGCCCGCACCATCAACTCGGCCAACCTGGACGAGTGGGACCAGATCACCGCCGAGATCCAGGCCGGCGCCGTGGACGTGCTGCTGATCAGCCCCGAGCGGCTCAACAACCCCGACTTCCGGGACGGCGTGCTGCCGAAGCTGGCCGCGACCACGGGGCTGCTGGTGGTCGACGAGGCGCACTGCGTCTCCGACTGGGGCCACGACTTCCGGCCGGACTACCGGCGGCTGCGCACGTTCCTCGCCGAGCTGCCCGAGCGCACCCCGGTGCTGGCGACCACCGCCACCGCCAACGCCCGGGTCACCCAGGACGTCGCCGAGCAGTTGGGCGACGCCCTCATCCTGCGCGGCACCCTGGACCGCGAGTCGCTGCGCCTCGGGGTGCTCGACCTGCCCAGCCCGGCGCACCGGCTGGCCTGGCTCGCCGACCACCTGGACCAGCTGCCCGGCTCCGGCATCGTCTACACGCTGACCGTCGCGGCGGCGGGGGAGACCGCCGAGTTCCTGCGCACCCGGGGCTACCCGGTGGCCTCGTACACCGGGCAGGCCGACGACGCCGACCGGCGGGCCGCCGAGCAGGACCTGCTGGACAACAAGATCAAGGCGCTGGTCGCCACCAGCGCGCTGGGCATGGGCTTCGACAAGCCCGACCTGGGCTTCGTCGTCCACCTCGGCGCGCCGCCCTCGCCGATCGCGTACTACCAGCAGGTCGGCCGTGCCGGCCGCGCCGTCGAACACGCCGAGGTGCTGCTGCTGCCCGGTGCCGAGGACGCCGCCATCTGGCGTTACTTCGCCTCGCTCGCCTTCCCGCCCGAGCAGCAGGTCCGGGCCGTGCTGGCCGCCCTGCACACCGACCGCCCGCTCTCCACCCAGGCCCTCGAACCGCTGGTCGACCTGCGCCGGGCCCGGTTGGAGCTGATGCTCAAGGTGCTCGACGTGGACGGCGCGGTCCGCCGGGTGCGCGGTGGCTGGCTCGCCACCGGCGAGCCCTGGACCTACGACGAGGCCCGGTTGCGGCGCGTCGCGGAGGCGCGCACCGTCGAGCAACAGGCCATGCGGGAGTACGCGACCACGTCCGGCTGCCGGATGCGGTATCTACGCGAGTGCCTGGACGACACCGGGGCGGCCGACTGCGACCGGTGCGACCGGTGCGCCGAGCCGCTCTTCGGCTCGGACGTGTCGACGGCCGCGCTCACCGCCGCGCAGACGTTCCTGGGGCGGCCGGGCGTGGAGATCGCCCCGAAGAAGCTCTGGCCGACCGGTCTGGACGCGGTGGGCGTACCCCTGAAGGGCCGGATCCCCCCGGCGGAGCAGGCGCTGCCGGGGCGTGCCGTCGGGCGCCTCTCCGACCTGGGCTGGGGTGGTCGGCTGCGCGACCTGGTCGGCCCGGAGGCTCCCGACGCCCCGGTGCCCGACGATGTGGCCGCCGCGGTGGTGGAGGTGCTGAAGTCGTGGGCGCACGGCGACGACCCGTGGCCCCGGCGGCCGGCGGCGGTGGTGGTGATCGGCTCCCGGCGGCGGCCCCGGCTGGTCGGCTCGCTGGCCGAGCGGATCGCCGCAGTGGGTCGGCTGCCGCTGCTCGGCGAGGTTTCCCCGAGCGGTCCGGGTGGCGTCGGCGGGCCGCGCGGCAACAGTGCCCAACGGGTTCGCGCGCTGCATGACGCGTTCACCGTGCCGGCCGAGCTGGCCGACGCGCTGGCCGGGCTGGCCGGCCCGGTGCTGCTCGTCGACGACCTGGTCGATTCGGGCTGGACGATGACGATGGTGGCCCGAGCGCTGCGCCGGGCAGGTGCGCCGGACGTGCTCCCGCTCGCCCTCGCCGTGGCCGGCTGA
- a CDS encoding class I SAM-dependent methyltransferase codes for MPEPLDAALAQVRALLLDPALTRAVAAGRRRGRRPTVVRAELRPVTLKAGPRLQIATSDGARPYTRNVTPGPETAAAVDELLAEPFGNWHVETTDATLQLRVTKSGEAQVHRAAAPARPVAPPGGNDRAKEYLLDPGDEIFTEIGGSAAKRRQVDAFLRALAATLPDELTGPLRVVDLGCGNAYLTFAAYRYLSGRGLDVELIGVDVREDQRRRNTELAQRLGWADRVSFVAGTIADAVVDPAPDLVLALHACDTATDEALARAVRWQARWVLAAPCCHHDLAKQLRAQPTPAPYELLTRQGILRERFADVLTDALRAGLLRVHGYRAEVVEFVDSQHTPRNLLIRARRTDTGATAPQRAEYRELVDQWRVTPRLETLLAADEPPAA; via the coding sequence ATGCCGGAACCACTGGACGCCGCCCTGGCCCAGGTCAGGGCACTGCTGCTCGATCCCGCGCTGACCCGGGCGGTCGCCGCCGGGCGCCGCCGTGGCCGCCGTCCGACGGTGGTCCGGGCCGAGTTGCGGCCGGTGACCCTCAAGGCCGGGCCCCGCCTCCAGATCGCCACCTCCGACGGCGCCCGCCCGTACACCCGCAACGTCACCCCCGGCCCGGAGACCGCCGCGGCGGTCGACGAACTGCTGGCCGAGCCGTTCGGCAACTGGCACGTGGAGACGACGGACGCGACGCTCCAGCTCCGGGTGACGAAGTCCGGCGAGGCGCAGGTGCACCGGGCCGCCGCGCCAGCCCGGCCGGTCGCGCCACCCGGCGGGAACGACCGGGCCAAGGAGTACCTGCTGGACCCGGGCGATGAGATCTTCACCGAGATCGGCGGCTCGGCGGCCAAGCGCCGCCAGGTGGACGCGTTCCTGCGGGCCCTGGCGGCGACCCTGCCGGACGAGCTGACCGGTCCGCTGCGGGTGGTCGACCTGGGCTGCGGCAACGCGTACCTGACCTTCGCCGCGTACCGCTACCTGTCCGGCCGGGGGCTCGACGTCGAGCTGATCGGCGTGGACGTCCGGGAGGACCAGCGGCGGCGCAACACCGAGCTGGCACAGCGACTGGGCTGGGCCGACCGGGTCAGCTTCGTGGCCGGCACGATCGCGGACGCTGTCGTCGACCCCGCACCGGATCTGGTGCTGGCGCTGCACGCCTGCGACACCGCCACCGACGAGGCGCTGGCCCGCGCGGTGCGCTGGCAGGCCCGCTGGGTGCTGGCCGCGCCCTGCTGCCACCACGACCTGGCGAAACAGCTACGCGCCCAGCCCACTCCGGCCCCGTACGAGCTGCTGACCCGACAGGGCATCCTGCGGGAGCGTTTCGCCGACGTGCTCACCGACGCGCTGCGGGCCGGGTTGTTGCGGGTGCACGGGTACCGGGCCGAGGTGGTGGAGTTCGTGGACTCGCAGCACACCCCGCGCAACCTGCTGATCCGGGCCCGCCGTACCGACACCGGGGCCACCGCGCCGCAGCGCGCGGAGTACCGCGAGCTGGTGGACCAGTGGCGGGTCACGCCCCGGCTGGAGACCCTGCTGGCCGCCGACGAGCCGCCCGCCGCCTAG
- a CDS encoding SDR family NAD(P)-dependent oxidoreductase: MGSRVAVVSGGGTGIGAAVVRALAGDGYNVLVVGRRADVLTDTAARISAECGRADAVTAVTADLTDPEQLDRVVAAVDGRTLDVVVNNAGGYLDGDTGTLAGTAAYWRANLDANVLTAVLLTEALRPALRRPGGRVILVSSIAAQRGGAGPYSAAKAALHGWAYDLAAQLGPEQITVNVVSPGYVADTEFFGDRMTPEGHARRVAATLVGRAGEPADIAEAVRYLASPAAGYVTGQVLGVNGGSVLGR; this comes from the coding sequence ATGGGCTCGCGGGTTGCGGTTGTCAGCGGGGGCGGGACCGGGATCGGTGCGGCGGTCGTACGGGCGCTCGCCGGAGACGGGTACAACGTGCTCGTCGTCGGTCGGCGGGCGGACGTGTTGACGGACACGGCCGCACGGATCTCCGCCGAGTGCGGGCGGGCCGACGCGGTCACCGCGGTCACCGCGGATCTGACCGATCCCGAACAGCTCGACCGGGTGGTCGCGGCCGTCGACGGCCGGACGCTCGACGTGGTGGTCAACAACGCGGGCGGTTACCTCGACGGGGACACCGGCACGCTCGCCGGCACCGCGGCCTACTGGCGGGCCAACCTGGACGCCAACGTGCTCACCGCCGTGCTGCTCACCGAGGCGCTGCGGCCGGCCCTGCGCCGTCCGGGCGGCCGGGTGATCCTGGTCAGTTCGATCGCCGCCCAGCGCGGCGGCGCCGGGCCGTACTCCGCGGCGAAGGCGGCGCTGCACGGCTGGGCGTACGACCTCGCCGCGCAGCTCGGCCCGGAACAGATCACGGTCAACGTGGTCAGCCCCGGCTACGTCGCCGACACCGAGTTCTTCGGCGACCGGATGACGCCGGAGGGCCACGCCCGACGGGTCGCCGCCACGCTGGTCGGGCGGGCCGGCGAGCCAGCCGACATCGCCGAGGCGGTCCGCTACCTCGCCAGCCCCGCCGCCGGGTACGTCACCGGCCAGGTGCTCGGGGTCAACGGCGGGTCGGTGCTCGGCCGCTGA
- a CDS encoding ABC transporter ATP-binding protein: protein MLATRGLTWRIGEVAIVDSVYLDLAPGEFLGVIGPNGAGKTSLFNLITGLRRATEGRITLDGQDIGALPPHRRARLGLGRTFQASSVFGSLSVRENVRLAVQAHRGGSMKLWRRAAADREVAAAADTALDRVGLAHRGTALAGTLAHGEKRKLEIALLLAGEPRVMLLDEPMAGVSAEDVPELVSVIKSLTGDSGRAVLMVEHHMDVILELADRIAVMHHGALLACDTPETVMANPTVQEAYLGESL, encoded by the coding sequence ATGCTCGCCACCCGCGGTCTGACCTGGCGGATCGGTGAGGTCGCCATCGTCGACAGCGTCTACCTCGACCTGGCGCCCGGGGAGTTCCTGGGCGTGATCGGGCCGAACGGCGCCGGCAAGACCTCACTGTTCAACCTGATCACCGGCCTGCGCCGGGCCACGGAGGGCCGGATCACCCTGGACGGGCAGGACATCGGGGCGCTTCCGCCGCACCGGCGGGCCCGCCTCGGGCTGGGCCGTACCTTCCAGGCGTCGTCGGTCTTCGGCTCGCTCAGCGTGCGGGAGAACGTCCGGCTCGCCGTCCAGGCGCACCGCGGGGGCTCGATGAAACTGTGGCGGCGGGCGGCGGCCGACCGGGAGGTGGCCGCCGCCGCCGACACGGCGCTCGACCGGGTCGGCCTCGCCCACCGGGGTACGGCGCTGGCCGGCACCCTGGCACACGGCGAGAAGCGCAAGCTGGAGATCGCCCTGCTGCTCGCCGGTGAACCGCGGGTGATGCTGCTGGACGAACCGATGGCCGGGGTGAGCGCCGAGGATGTGCCCGAACTGGTCTCGGTGATCAAGTCGTTGACCGGGGACAGCGGCCGGGCGGTGTTGATGGTCGAGCACCACATGGACGTCATCCTGGAACTGGCCGACCGGATCGCCGTCATGCACCACGGCGCGCTGCTGGCCTGCGACACCCCGGAGACGGTGATGGCCAACCCCACAGTGCAAGAGGCCTACCTGGGGGAATCGCTGTGA
- a CDS encoding branched-chain amino acid ABC transporter permease — MGTVILLTLTGLGLAALYFLVASGLSLVFGLADVLNFAHGLFLGVGAYGTWWAAGNLPGAGSDGFGFVLAVVFGVAAGTLVAVLVELVLIRPLYSRTIEQVLVTVGLSLAGVALLQATWGADARPFPRPDWTREVTGILGAQVPNGGLLLIIAAVLVLGALLAFLRWTRYGLVIRAGVENREMVTALGIDVRKAFTLVFAIGGAAAALAGALGGVYFGTVSPGQGSSLLIFAFIVVVIGGMGSVVGSAYAAVAVGLLQQFVNYYGPSGLGDVCVVGLLAVVLLLRPQGIAGKVATA, encoded by the coding sequence ATGGGCACCGTGATCCTGTTGACGCTGACCGGGCTCGGCCTGGCGGCGCTGTACTTCCTGGTCGCCTCCGGGTTGTCGCTGGTCTTCGGCCTGGCCGACGTGCTCAACTTCGCGCACGGGCTGTTCCTCGGCGTCGGCGCGTACGGGACCTGGTGGGCGGCGGGCAACCTGCCGGGCGCCGGGTCGGACGGGTTCGGCTTCGTGCTCGCGGTCGTCTTCGGGGTGGCCGCCGGCACGCTGGTGGCGGTGCTGGTCGAGCTGGTGCTGATCCGGCCGCTCTACTCGCGCACCATCGAGCAGGTGCTGGTCACCGTCGGCCTCTCGCTGGCCGGGGTGGCGCTGCTCCAGGCCACCTGGGGCGCCGACGCCCGGCCGTTCCCCCGGCCGGACTGGACCCGGGAGGTCACCGGGATCCTCGGCGCGCAGGTGCCCAACGGCGGGCTGCTGCTGATCATCGCGGCGGTGCTGGTGCTGGGCGCGCTGCTCGCCTTCCTCCGCTGGACCCGCTACGGCCTGGTGATCCGGGCCGGGGTGGAGAACCGGGAGATGGTCACCGCGCTCGGCATCGACGTACGCAAGGCGTTCACCCTGGTCTTCGCGATCGGTGGGGCCGCCGCGGCGCTGGCCGGGGCGCTCGGCGGGGTCTACTTCGGCACCGTCTCGCCCGGGCAGGGCAGCTCGCTGCTGATCTTCGCGTTCATCGTGGTGGTGATCGGCGGGATGGGCTCGGTGGTGGGCTCCGCGTACGCGGCGGTCGCGGTCGGGCTGCTGCAACAGTTCGTCAACTACTACGGACCCTCCGGTCTCGGCGACGTCTGCGTGGTCGGGCTGCTGGCCGTGGTGCTGCTGCTGCGTCCCCAGGGCATCGCCGGAAAGGTGGCAACGGCATGA
- a CDS encoding helix-turn-helix domain-containing protein, with amino-acid sequence MGSADVSPQMAFARFVRRAIDDARDERGWTVTDLASHTGVGRSTVFRWLAGDWQDYPELAKVRGFCSALDLPVAAAFRALGLPDAGPAPRRRHDDGPVEADVRAILDRLADPTVPAEEKHHIRDLLRYLARRPIRRAG; translated from the coding sequence ATGGGTTCCGCAGACGTTTCACCACAGATGGCCTTCGCCCGCTTCGTCCGGCGCGCCATCGACGACGCCCGCGACGAACGCGGGTGGACGGTCACCGACCTTGCCTCGCACACGGGCGTGGGCCGATCCACGGTGTTCCGTTGGCTGGCCGGTGACTGGCAGGACTACCCCGAGCTGGCGAAGGTGCGCGGCTTCTGCTCCGCGCTGGATCTGCCGGTCGCGGCGGCGTTCCGGGCGCTCGGGCTACCCGACGCCGGCCCGGCACCCCGCCGGCGGCACGACGACGGCCCGGTCGAGGCGGACGTTCGCGCCATCCTGGACCGGCTGGCCGACCCCACCGTCCCCGCCGAGGAGAAGCACCACATCCGCGACCTGCTCCGCTACCTGGCCCGCCGCCCCATCCGCCGCGCCGGCTAA
- a CDS encoding branched-chain amino acid ABC transporter permease, protein MTEVKSPEVPAPPAAVPAELTPERGRWHRVRPFLPLVALVVAVIVPYSTLPLPGIFEGPLNSPGTLQVLAVCLVFGGLAAGYDLLFGRTGMLSFGHALYFAAGVYGTDILVTKAGLPLWQAALLTVTGGTILAALLGAVALRTVGIAFAMVTLAFAQVGAILVARDFGGFTGGEEGLPLDVSGLPAGLVGVTNTVNLYWLALAYLTLVVFVVHRVSGSPTGRVLAGLRDDERRIGVLGLDPYRYKLVAFTLAGGLAAAGGVIYCLIVGGASPHITSSELTLSLLVMVVLGGPGTRWGPVLGGVLYMYLDHRLTAFGSSDAVESLPAVLSRPLSQPLFVLGTLFILAVYFFPGGLASLGPRLTLLRHSLQPPTRR, encoded by the coding sequence ATGACCGAGGTCAAGAGCCCCGAGGTACCCGCCCCGCCGGCGGCGGTACCCGCCGAGCTGACCCCCGAGCGTGGGCGGTGGCACCGGGTACGACCGTTCCTGCCACTTGTCGCGCTGGTGGTCGCGGTGATCGTGCCGTACTCGACGCTGCCCCTGCCGGGGATCTTCGAGGGGCCGCTGAACTCGCCCGGCACCCTGCAGGTGCTCGCCGTCTGCCTGGTCTTCGGTGGCCTCGCCGCCGGGTACGACCTGCTCTTCGGTCGGACCGGGATGCTCTCCTTCGGGCACGCGCTCTACTTCGCCGCCGGGGTGTACGGCACGGACATCCTGGTCACCAAGGCCGGATTGCCGCTCTGGCAGGCGGCGCTGCTGACCGTCACCGGCGGGACGATCCTGGCCGCGCTGCTCGGCGCGGTGGCGCTGCGTACGGTCGGCATCGCGTTCGCCATGGTGACGCTGGCCTTCGCGCAGGTCGGGGCGATCCTGGTGGCCCGGGACTTCGGTGGCTTCACCGGCGGTGAGGAGGGCCTGCCGCTGGACGTGTCCGGGCTGCCCGCCGGGCTGGTCGGGGTTACCAACACGGTCAACCTCTACTGGTTGGCGCTGGCGTACCTGACCCTGGTGGTCTTCGTGGTGCACCGGGTCTCCGGCTCGCCGACCGGGCGGGTGCTGGCCGGGTTGCGCGACGACGAGCGCCGGATCGGCGTGCTCGGGCTCGACCCGTACCGCTACAAGCTGGTGGCGTTCACCCTGGCCGGCGGGCTCGCGGCGGCCGGGGGAGTGATCTACTGCCTGATCGTCGGCGGCGCCTCGCCGCACATCACCTCGTCCGAGTTGACGCTGTCGCTGCTGGTCATGGTGGTGCTCGGCGGGCCGGGCACCCGGTGGGGACCGGTGCTCGGCGGCGTCCTCTACATGTACCTGGACCACCGGCTCACCGCGTTCGGCAGCTCCGACGCGGTGGAGAGCCTGCCCGCCGTGCTCAGCCGGCCGCTCTCCCAGCCCCTCTTCGTGCTCGGCACCCTCTTCATCCTGGCCGTCTACTTCTTCCCCGGTGGCCTGGCCAGCCTCGGACCCCGCCTGACCCTCCTCCGCCACTCCCTACAACCACCCACCCGCCGCTAA
- a CDS encoding ABC transporter ATP-binding protein has translation MTEPILNVEDLSVRISGLHILQGVSFTVAPTGVTVLLGRNGVGKTTTLRAIVGLTPPAGEVRGTIRMGAQSLLARPTHRLVRGGLGYVPEDRCVFAGLTVAENLRLAERRGVSPAYDKVFALFPELDRRGRQRAGSLSGGQQQMLAIGRVLLNDNRLLLVDEPTKGLAPKVVTEVAEVLERVAESVPVLLVEQNLAVVRRLARDAVVLAAGKVAWTGDARELLLETALTRSLLGVGSGESQHPAQPGRAAAGKDGH, from the coding sequence GTGACCGAGCCGATCCTGAACGTGGAGGATCTGTCGGTCCGGATCTCCGGACTGCACATCCTCCAGGGCGTGTCCTTCACGGTCGCACCCACCGGCGTGACAGTCCTGCTCGGCCGCAACGGTGTCGGCAAGACCACCACGCTGCGCGCGATCGTCGGCCTCACCCCGCCCGCCGGGGAGGTCCGCGGCACCATCCGGATGGGCGCGCAGAGCCTGCTGGCCCGCCCCACCCACCGGTTGGTGCGCGGCGGGCTCGGCTACGTGCCGGAGGACCGCTGCGTGTTCGCCGGCCTGACCGTCGCGGAGAACCTGCGGCTGGCCGAGCGGCGTGGCGTCAGCCCGGCGTACGACAAGGTCTTCGCGCTCTTTCCGGAGCTGGACCGGCGCGGACGGCAACGGGCCGGGTCGCTCTCCGGCGGGCAGCAGCAGATGCTCGCGATCGGCCGGGTGCTGCTCAACGACAACCGGCTGCTGCTGGTCGACGAGCCGACCAAGGGGTTGGCGCCGAAAGTGGTGACCGAGGTGGCCGAGGTGCTCGAACGGGTCGCGGAGTCCGTGCCGGTGCTGCTCGTCGAGCAGAACCTGGCGGTGGTCCGGCGGCTCGCCAGGGACGCGGTGGTGCTCGCCGCCGGCAAGGTGGCCTGGACCGGTGACGCGCGGGAACTGCTGCTGGAGACGGCGCTGACCAGGTCCCTGCTGGGCGTGGGCAGCGGCGAATCACAGCACCCGGCCCAGCCGGGCCGCGCCGCGGCGGGGAAGGACGGGCACTGA
- a CDS encoding substrate-binding domain-containing protein — translation MTVRTTRRVFLSAATMMAAALAATACGSPQDTATGGGDSAAPVKVGLVYSQSGALASYGKQYIEGFKAGLDFATQGTGKVGDRKIELTEVDDAGDPAKAVSAAKDLIGKGTKIIAGSTASGVALQVAPIAAQNKVLFISGPAATDAVTGANKYTFRSGRQSYQDVVTAKSFIGDPAGKKVVVFAQDGAFGDANEAAVKAVIGGAGATVSSVRAPASATEFTPFASQIKTAKPDLLFVAWAGTTAPAMWQSLDQQGVLSTTTVVTGLDIRASWPTFGAAGTKISFLSHYFDGASDTEASKAAKAKIPGGTLDLFHPDGFAAAQMVVRAVQEGGDDVDKMVTALEGWSFDGVKGKMTIRAADHALLQPMFQAKLTGSGTAFTATAQKSLTGDESAPPAVAMKG, via the coding sequence ATGACGGTCCGGACGACGCGGCGGGTGTTCCTCTCCGCCGCCACGATGATGGCCGCGGCGTTGGCCGCCACGGCCTGTGGCAGCCCGCAGGACACCGCCACCGGCGGCGGCGACAGTGCCGCGCCGGTCAAGGTCGGCCTGGTGTACTCCCAGTCGGGTGCCCTGGCCAGTTACGGAAAGCAGTACATCGAGGGGTTCAAGGCGGGGCTCGACTTCGCCACCCAGGGCACCGGCAAGGTCGGTGACCGCAAGATCGAGCTGACCGAGGTCGACGACGCGGGCGATCCGGCCAAGGCGGTCTCCGCGGCGAAGGACCTGATCGGCAAGGGCACGAAGATCATTGCCGGCTCCACCGCCTCCGGCGTGGCGCTCCAGGTCGCGCCGATCGCGGCGCAGAACAAGGTCCTGTTCATCTCCGGGCCGGCCGCCACCGACGCGGTGACCGGGGCGAACAAGTACACCTTCCGTTCCGGCCGCCAGTCCTACCAGGACGTGGTGACCGCGAAGTCGTTCATCGGCGACCCGGCCGGCAAGAAGGTCGTGGTCTTCGCCCAGGACGGCGCGTTCGGCGACGCCAACGAGGCGGCGGTCAAGGCGGTCATCGGCGGCGCGGGCGCGACCGTGAGCAGCGTCCGGGCCCCGGCCAGCGCCACCGAGTTCACCCCGTTCGCCAGCCAGATCAAGACGGCCAAGCCGGATCTGCTCTTCGTCGCCTGGGCCGGCACCACCGCCCCGGCCATGTGGCAGAGCCTCGACCAGCAGGGCGTCCTTTCCACCACGACGGTCGTCACCGGCCTGGACATCCGCGCCTCCTGGCCGACCTTCGGCGCCGCCGGCACGAAGATCTCCTTCCTGTCGCACTACTTCGACGGGGCGAGCGACACCGAGGCGTCCAAGGCCGCCAAGGCGAAGATCCCCGGCGGCACGCTGGACCTGTTCCACCCGGACGGCTTCGCCGCCGCCCAGATGGTGGTCCGCGCGGTGCAGGAGGGTGGGGACGACGTCGACAAGATGGTCACCGCCCTGGAGGGCTGGAGCTTCGACGGGGTCAAGGGCAAGATGACCATCCGGGCCGCGGACCACGCGCTGCTCCAGCCGATGTTCCAGGCCAAGCTGACCGGCAGCGGCACCGCCTTCACGGCGACCGCGCAGAAGAGCCTCACCGGTGACGAGTCCGCGCCGCCGGCCGTGGCCATGAAGGGCTGA